The DNA window CCACGCCCCACCGGACGAAAGGCCGGGCGCTCGCCTCACCGCCGCCGTCGTCGAGGCCAACGCCCGCATCTTCGCCCGCGCTGGCGACTCGCGCGCCCACCGCGGCATGGGGACCACCGTCGTCGCTGCCGCCTTCGCCCCCGAAGAGCAGACCCTGCACGTGGTCCACGCCGGCGACAGCCGCTGCTACCTCCTCCGCCAGCACCACCTGAAGCAGCTCACCCGCGACCACTCCCTCCTCGAAGACGCCCTCCGCGAGCGCCCCGACCTGTCGCCGCGCGATCTCGCCTACCTCCCTCGCAACGTCATCACCCGCGCCCTCGGCATCTCGGCCACCGTCGACGCCGACGCCTGCGCCGAACCCACGAGGCCCGGCGACGTGTTCGTCCTCTGTTCCGACGGCCTCCACGGCTTCATCGACGAGACCGACATCACGCGCATCCTCGACGACCAGCCCGTGCTGACCGAAGCCTGCGCCCACCTCGTCGCCCTCGCCAACGAGCGCGGCGGCCGCGACAACATCACCGTCGTGCTCATCCGCATCGAGGACGGCGGCGCCCCCTGGACCCCAGCCGCCCCTTGACCAGGCGCTACAGAATCCCGGCCGAGGCCCGATCGAGCAGCGTGTCGAGCTCGCCGAGGAGCGCTCGGTTGCCATCCTGCGCGTAGCTCGCGAGCTTCTCTTCACACCCCGGGAGCGCCGCCAGAAACCGCTGGATCACCGCCGGATCGTCCAGCGCCATCGCGTACTGCCCGAACCCCTCGCGCTCCAGATAGCGTGCGTTGAGCACCTGCTCGAACTGTCGCCCGAGCGGCACCGCCAGCATCGGCTTGTGCAGGTACACCGCCTCGCCCATCAGCGTGAACCCACCGCCCGCGATCACCCCTCGGCACGACGCGAGATCATCGATGAACCCCTCCTCGCTGAACGGCCGGAACCGCAGGTTCCCCTCCACCTGCTCCTCCGTGAGCCCGCGCCGCATCCCGTAGATCCGGCACTCCACCCCCGACTGCGCCAGCGTCTCCAGCAGCCGCCCGTATCCCTCGGCCGTCTGGTACACGAGCAGGTGCTCCCCCGCGCGCCGACGCGCCGACAGGATCTCCGGGCGCAGGATCGGCGGCACCAGCGTCGTCCGGTCCTTGCGCACCGGCGGGTAGAAGAACGTCGAGATCAGGTAGTGGTCGCAGAACGGCAGCTTCCCCTTCACGAACGCCTTCGTCACCTTGAAGTCGCTCTGGTGGCCCTCGATCACCGCTGGATCGTGCGAGCAGCGGTTGATGATCTGCATGTTGTCGATCGAGACGATGGGCAGCCGGTGCGCCTTCGCATACAGGTACGTCCACGACTCGAAGTCGCTGATCACCACCTCCGGCTTGTAGTCCTTGATGAGCTCGAAATAGGCGGCGATGTTCTTGGGCAACCCCGACGTGCCGGCCAGCGCGTTGGACCACAGCGTCTTTCCTCGCCGGACCCGGTTCTCCTCGTAGATCATGTGCAGCCCGTGGATCCGGTTCACCCCCTCGAAGCGCTTCGACAGGAACTCCGTCGCCCGCCCCGAGGCCATGATCTCGATCTCGTGCCCCTCGCCGAGCAAGTGCTCCAGCACCACGCGCGAGCGCATCGCGTGCCCCATGCCCTCGCCGACGACGCCGTACAGGATCTTCATGCACCGAAAGCCTAGCGCGGTGTCGCACGCGGGACCTCACCCATGAACAGACGCCGCATCTGGAGCGAGCTGCTCCCCCTTGCCGAGGTGGGCTCCCCCCCCGTCCTCCGCCTCCTCGCGCGGTACGGCCTCGACCTCGCCATCGCCGTTCGTCCCGACACCTTGCCCGAGCTACCCGCCCTCTGCCGCGCCGCGGCGAGCGCCGGCGTCCCCGTCGCCGTCTGGCCGATGCTCGACGACGCTGCGGGGCGCTGGGCCAGCGGCGCGACCATCACCCCCTACCGCGCCTTCATCGAAGAACTCCTGGCCACGCTCACCCGGGAAGACCTCACCCCCGCCGAGATCATCGTCGACCTGGAACCTCCGATCGGCCATGTCCAGCGCGCCCTCGACGACCCCCGCGGCCTCTGGTCCCTGCTGCGCAGCAGGGCAGGGGACGACGGGACCTCGGCCGTCGCTGCCTTCCGCGCCCTCGTCGAGACCCTCGACGCGCGCGGCATCGTCGCCTCGGCGGCCATCGTCCCCTTCCTTCTCCGCGACGGCTCCTGGGAGCGCACCCTCGGCACCCCCGTCACGGGCGTCGGCTTCCGCGGCATCCACGCCATGCTCTATACCTCGATGATCGAAGGCTGGTCGCGCGGCCTCCTCCGCCGCGCCGACGTCCTTGCGCTCCTCGCCCTCCTCTGCCGCGCTGCCCGCCTTCGCTTCGGCGACGCCGTGGGCGCCTCTCTCGGCGTGGTCGGCGTCGGCGCGCTCGGCGACGAGCCCACCTACCGGGATCCCGAAGAGCTGCGCCAGGACGCGGCCATCGCCCGCGCTGCAGGCATCGACGATCTCGCCCTCTTCGACCTCGCCGGCGTCCTCTCGCGCCCTCCGCCCGAAGCCTGGCTCGACGCCTTCGTCGACGCCTCGCCTCACGCCACGCCTGCCCCGACGCTCCGAGCCCACGGCGCCCTCGCCGCCCTGGATTGCCTCCAGCTCCTCTCGCGACTCCGGCCCTTCTCGCGGACGCGTTGACGTCGCCGCCCGCGCCCGCGGTGACGGCTCATCTCGCGGTCATGCCCGACCGGTACGGCTCAGAAGCGCCGGCCCTGCTGCACCAGGACGTAGCCCGACGTCGGCATGTAGCTCCGACGACGGCTCGTCCCCACCGACGGCGGCCTCAGCAAATAGTTCATCGCCAGCCGCTCATCGTCGAACACCTCGGCGTCCACGTGGTCCTCGCGAACGTGCCGCTTCACTTGCAGTGCGCCCACCGCCGTCTTCACCACCAGCGCGATGCGCGACGCATGGCGGAACATCCGATCGCGCAACCTGGCGCTCGCCGCCTCGAAGGCCGGATCGTTGCGCAGCGGCACCGAGCGCAGGTCCACGAGCAGTCGCCACTGCCCCTTGACCCCGTCGAGCACCGTACCGATCACCGCGATCTCCCCGTCCAGCTCCTCGATCGTCCGGTAAGGCACCGCGTTCCGCGTGAGCCGGACCAGGGACCTGGAAAGATCGTGTTCGATCGTGCAGTACGCAGTCGCAAGCAGTTGCATGCGGGACGCTCCCACCGCTGCGCCCATGCAAGAACCGTAGCCGGGCGAGAGTGCGGAAAACGCCCAGGTCTCAACGCCGCTCACGGGTGGTGCGCCTGACCCTGGCGGCCCCCCCGACTGGCGGACCAGGCGGACCCTGACAGGGGACGGGCAGCGGCCGCGCACCGCTCCCGTTGGGAACAGTCACGGTCCTTCACGCTGCGTACGGGAAGCATCAGGAGCCCCGCGCGCTGCGTACAGGGGGCATCAGGGGTTCGACGCAGCCCATCGGGAGCTTCCCCATCGCCCGCTCGGCCCGTGGTAGCATCGCCTGGCTCGACGTTCAGAGCGGGAGAGCGGAGCGCGATGGCTGCGAGGGGTGCGAGGATTCAGAGCATGCCGGGACGGAGCAGATCAGTCGGAATCGGGATCGCAACGTTCGCCCTCGGCGTCACCCTCGGGGCGTCCCCGGCGTCGGCCCAGACGCAGGAAGAGCTGGACCGCGCTCGCGTCGAGTTCCGGCAAGGCGTCGCCTTGATGGCCGCGAACAACTGCGCCGCAGCGCTGGCGAAGTTCCAGGAAGTCGCCCGCGTCAAGCGCACCCCGCAGGTGCTCTTCAACATCGGCGAGTGCGAAGAGCGCGTCGGCAAGCTCGTCTCGTCCCTGGGCAACTACCGCCTCGCCGCGGCCGCCGCCGAGGGCGACAAGAAGGCGCAGGACGTCACGAACCGCGTCGGCGATCGCATCGCCGCGCTGGAAGAGCGCATCCCCAAGCTCAACGTCCGGCGAGGCACGGGCGCGGAGACCGCGGCCATCTACCTCGACGGCGTCGAGATCGGCCAGAGCGAGTCCACCGCCGAGATCCCCGTCGACCCCGGCACCCACGTCGTGGCCGCGCGCGTCGGCGACAAGGAAGCCTTCCGCGAGACGGTCTCCATGGAAGAGCGCAGCGCGAAGACCGTCGACGTCACGATCGAAGTCCCCGAGCCCGAGCCCGCCGCCGTCGAGCCCGAGCCCGTCAAGCCGCCGCCGCCGCCGCCTCCGCCGAAGGGCTCCAAGGTGCCCGGCATCGTCGTCCTGAGCGCTGGCGTCGCGAGCACCGTCGTGGGCGCCGTGTTCCTCGGCCTCCGCGGCGGCGCCCTCAGCGACCTCGACAAGGTCTGCAACAGCGACAACGCTTGCCCCCCCTCGGCCGAGTCGACCGCGGACAGCGGCCGCCTCTACACCGGCCTCGCGCAGGTGACCCTCCCGCTCGGCGTGGTGGGCATCGCCGCCGGCATCGTGATGCTCGTGACCAGCGGCAAGGGCGGTGACGCTGCACCGTCCGAGGAGACCACGTCCGGCGAAGCCTCCAGCGAAGCCAGGCGCCGTGGCCCTCGCCGCGCCGCCTACAGCACCTGGTCTCCGTCGCTCGTGCCCGCCGCTTCGGGCGCCAATGTCGGCGGCCTCAGCGTGCGCATGCAGTTCTGACCCTCGCCAGCGAGCGCGTGCAGCCTGACCTCGTCACGCACCGGACGGGCACGCGCTCCATGCGCATCGACGGGAGGCCGAAGCGCATGGCCGAGGGCGCAACGAAGCGCCTGACGCTTCTCGGTCAGGCCTCTCGTCCGGATCTGGGGTCGCTCAGGGGATGCAGCAGAACGTGGTCGGGTTGATCGGCTGGGCCGTCCCGGTGGGCGTCCCGCCCGTCGACGTGCACGAGCCGCCCGTGGGAGCGCCGGGCGCGGAGACCGTGCGCCCACGGATCGCGGGATTGTTCGCCACGTTCATGCAGGTCCCTGCCGTGAAGCTCGCGACGACCGTGGAGCAAACCCCGAGCGTCTGATCCGAATAGATCGACACGGTCGCCGGGCAGGTGCCATTGGCCCCAGGACCGCATGCGCAGTCGTCCGCGCAGCCGCGGGTGTCCTCGACCGAGCCGTAGAACACGTGCTTCTGGGTGAACGCACCCGGTGGGCAGGCGACGTTCCCCTCTTGCGAGATGCACAGCCCGCTCTCGTACGGCGCTTCGGGCCGCGGCATGCAGGCCTGTCCGATGTTGCACCCGGCGCCCGTGACCGGCGCGTCTCCGCAAGCGCGGCCGAGCCGATCCCAGAGGGGATCGGGGCGATTGACCGGCGCAAGCTGTGGCTGGCACGTGCCGCTCCCGGTCGCCGCGATCGCCGTCGCGCGCACCGAGACCGAGCAAGGATCCCCGGTGGCCATGCTGCACGTCTGGTTGGTGTTGGGACCGCACGTGAGCTGCCCGCCGGAGAAACCCGTCTCGTTGAAACAGGTCCCGTTCCAGCCCGGGGGCACGGTCACCGCGCCGATGCAGTAGGCCTCGTCGGCGCAGGGGGCGTCGCCCGTGGAGATGGTGATGGTCTCGAGCGCGGCGCACCCCGGGGTCCACGACGGCGCGGAGCAGGAGCACTGGCAGACCGCCGCTGGCGCCGTGATCCCGTCCGTCCCCACGTACGCCTGCCCCGGGAAGTTCGACGGGCAGCCCGGATCCCCCGCTGGCGCGCCATCGTACAGCGCGACGTAGCCCGTCCAGCCCGTGGGCACCGTGGGCACGCAGCTCACCTCGACGCACTTGGGATCGGCGCAGTCCGCCAGCCCATCGTTGTCGTCGTCGACGCCGTTCGTGCAGTCCTCCGAGTGGCTCCCCGTCGTCGGGTTGGTGCCCCCGCCCGACGCGCCGGTGCCGCCCGAAGGCTCGGGGAGATCGAACGAGTAGTCGGGGAAGAGGCAGCCAGCGGGCGCGACGAGCGCAGCGGCAGCGCCGAGCCCCATCAGGACGACGAAGCGGGCGCGATGGGTGCGAAGAAGCACGCTCACAGAGAACCTCGCGGACCAGGCCTGCGCATTGCAGACGCGATGGCCTTGCCAGAATAACGCGGTGTGAGGTGGGACATCAACGTCCACGCACCTCCAGCGCTTCCGAGGAGTGCGGCGTCCTCGAGGGGAAAGCCGCCTGCGCTCTCCTTTGCCGCCCGCAGCCGCCCGCATGCCGCCCGCAGCCGCCCGCATGCCTCCTGCGTGCCCCCGTATCCCTTCTGCTGTCTGCTCTCTCTCGGCGGTCCGGGCCGTGCGCCATGCCGAGCGAGGGGGGACCGATGGGTCGGTGGTGTTCCCGAGCGAGGTGGTGGGGGCGGGGGGCTGGGAACGTGGGTCCTTCCCTTTGGGTGCGCGCTGGAGGCTGGCTCTTTACCGTGAACCTCGGCGGAGCGCTGCTCACCGACTCGTCGCTTCTGAACGCCATCGGCGTCGCCCCGGAGCGGCGAAGGACAGCCTGCCGGCGGCGAAGAAGTCGACGTGATGTCGTCCTCGGGACGCGAAGGCAGCGAAGATGACGGATGAGGCACCGTGAAAGACGACGCGATGTCGTCCTCGGGACGCCAGGCGTCCGTGAAAGACGACGCGATGTCGTCCTCGGGACGCGAAGGCAGCGAAGATGACGGATGAGGCGTCCGTGAAAGACGACGCGATGTCGTCCTCGGGACGCCAGGCATCCGCGAAAGACGACGCGATGTCGTCCTCGGGACGCCAGGCATCCGCGAAAGACGACGTGATGTCGTCCCCGGGACGCCAGGCATCCGCGAAAGACGACGTGATGTCGTCCCCGGGACGCGAAGGCAGCGAAGATGGCGGATGAGGCACCGTGAAAGACGACGCGATGTCGTCCCTGGGATGCCATGAAGCCGCGCACGTCGACGTGGCGAGAGCCCGCGGTGCCAGCGTGGGCACCGGCCGAGCATCAGGGCTCGAACGACGACGGGAAATCGGTCGGGTCAGGGCAGGCCTGGAGCAGCAGCGAGGCGCTGGTCGTGCACCGGAAGGTCGAGGAGTGGTCCTCGTACCCGAACGTGTACACGTACGGGCACTCGCCCTTCACGGCCGGGCTGTAGTCGGTCCCCGCTTGCACGCCGAGCGCGGTGCAGCCCGCGCTGTCGTAGCGGTAGGTCGCGCCGTTGTAGGTGTGCGTCGAATCGGGGCAGCAATACTTGAGGCAGGCATTGTCGCCGGCCGACACATTCTGGCTGACGGTGC is part of the Chondromyces crocatus genome and encodes:
- a CDS encoding PP2C family protein-serine/threonine phosphatase, coding for MRAIAAGLSDIGRARLHNEDRFLLLPEYSVFLVADGMGGHRSGEVASRIAASTVASYFRGNHAPPDERPGARLTAAVVEANARIFARAGDSRAHRGMGTTVVAAAFAPEEQTLHVVHAGDSRCYLLRQHHLKQLTRDHSLLEDALRERPDLSPRDLAYLPRNVITRALGISATVDADACAEPTRPGDVFVLCSDGLHGFIDETDITRILDDQPVLTEACAHLVALANERGGRDNITVVLIRIEDGGAPWTPAAP
- a CDS encoding MJ1255/VC2487 family glycosyltransferase, yielding MKILYGVVGEGMGHAMRSRVVLEHLLGEGHEIEIMASGRATEFLSKRFEGVNRIHGLHMIYEENRVRRGKTLWSNALAGTSGLPKNIAAYFELIKDYKPEVVISDFESWTYLYAKAHRLPIVSIDNMQIINRCSHDPAVIEGHQSDFKVTKAFVKGKLPFCDHYLISTFFYPPVRKDRTTLVPPILRPEILSARRRAGEHLLVYQTAEGYGRLLETLAQSGVECRIYGMRRGLTEEQVEGNLRFRPFSEEGFIDDLASCRGVIAGGGFTLMGEAVYLHKPMLAVPLGRQFEQVLNARYLEREGFGQYAMALDDPAVIQRFLAALPGCEEKLASYAQDGNRALLGELDTLLDRASAGIL